From the Candidatus Saccharibacteria bacterium genome, the window TTCATCCGAAGGCGTAAGGTCTTCTCGAATATAGGCTAGTGACATTTGCATATCATAACATATTATTATCTATTATAAAATATGTTGACGTGTAGTGTTTGTTATTTGAAATACCTGAGCACAAGCGGTATAGTAAAAGCATAACAATAAAAAAGTAAAAAATCTTACATAGCGAAAGGTGGGCGACCAAATGTACAAATATCTCAAATTCTTCGAGGAACTATCTATCGGTGACATTCCCCAAGTGGGCGGCAAGAACGCAAGCCTGGGCGAAATGTACCATCACCTCCGCCCGCAGGGCGTCAACCTGCCAAATGGTGTTGCTACCACGGCCGACGCCTACCGCTATTTCCTTGAACAAGCCGGGCTAAACCAGGGGATTACTGAGGCGCTGCAGGGGCTCGATGTTACGAACGTGCATGACCTTGCCCGGCGTGGTGCTGCCATACGCGAGATGATTGTGGCCGCAACGCTGCCACAAGATTTTCAAGACGAAATTCTTCGCGCCTACCGAGAGCTGAGCGAAAAGTGCAACCACCCCAAGGGTGACCTGGTGGTAGCCATTCGCAGTAGTGCCACCGCCGAAGATTTGCCGAACGCTTCTTTCGCTGGGCAGCAAGCAACCTTCCTGAATATTAAGGGCGAACACCACGTCCTTGAGTCGGTTAAAGAGTGTATAGCCAGTCTATTTACCGACCGCGCCATTGTGTACCGCGTGACCAACGGCTTTGACCACATGAAAGTGGCTCTTTCTGTTGGCATCCAGCAAATGGTGGCGGTGCGCAGTGAATGTGCGGGCGTTATGTTTACCATAGACACCGAAAGCGGCTTCAAAAACGCAGTGGTAGTGAGCTCTATATACGGACTGGGCGAAAATATCGTGCAGGGACACGTGAGCCCAGATGAATTTATTGTTTTCAAGCCAACTCGCGCTATTTTGAAGAAAAAGCTCGGCACCAAAAAGATGAAAATGGTACCAGTGGCAAACAGCCAGACCAAAAACAACCCCGTGCCCGTTCACGATCAAGAGCGTTTTTCCATTACCGACGACCAAGTACGTACGCTTGCCGACTGGGGTATCAAAATAGAGGAACACTATGGCCACCCCATGGATATTGAGTGGGCGCTTGACGAAGATGACAAGCAGCTTTACATTGTTCAGGCTCGCGCCGAAACCGTGCAGTCGCGCCGTGATGTCAATGTTATAGAAGAGTACAAACTAGCCGAAGAAGGCCGCGTTATCGTTAAAGGTACCAGCGTTGGTAACAAAATAGGCCAGGGCAAAGCCAGCAAGATTATGAGCGTCAAAGACATAGACGACTTCAAAGAAGGCGATGTACTGGTGACCGAAATGACTGACCCAGACTGGGTACCAATTATGAAAATTGCCAGTGCCATCGTGACAGATAAGGGCGGACG encodes:
- the ppsA gene encoding phosphoenolpyruvate synthase, producing the protein MYKYLKFFEELSIGDIPQVGGKNASLGEMYHHLRPQGVNLPNGVATTADAYRYFLEQAGLNQGITEALQGLDVTNVHDLARRGAAIREMIVAATLPQDFQDEILRAYRELSEKCNHPKGDLVVAIRSSATAEDLPNASFAGQQATFLNIKGEHHVLESVKECIASLFTDRAIVYRVTNGFDHMKVALSVGIQQMVAVRSECAGVMFTIDTESGFKNAVVVSSIYGLGENIVQGHVSPDEFIVFKPTRAILKKKLGTKKMKMVPVANSQTKNNPVPVHDQERFSITDDQVRTLADWGIKIEEHYGHPMDIEWALDEDDKQLYIVQARAETVQSRRDVNVIEEYKLAEEGRVIVKGTSVGNKIGQGKASKIMSVKDIDDFKEGDVLVTEMTDPDWVPIMKIASAIVTDKGGRTCHAAIVSRELGIPCVVGTGNASELIADGQNVTVSCGGGGDEGTVYEGILKYDINRTDIQNLERPHTKMMMNIGSPDQAFAYSLIPNDGVGLAREEFIIDSHIKIHPKALLYFDQVKDKAVRAQINDLTKGYTDKAQYFVDKLAEGIAILGAAFYPNPVIVRFSDFKTNEYANLIGGTQFEPLENNPMIGWRGASRYYSDDYREAFKLECKAFLKVRNEMGITNVKAMVPFCRSLEEARKVQEVMAETGLRRGENGFELYVMVEIPANVILAEQFAELFDGFSIGSNDLTQLTLGVDRDNHTVAHVYDENNEAVKVLIREAVRVAKAKGVKIGLCGQAPSDYPQFARFLVETGIDSISLAPDTIIKTTIDLKKTEESLGR